The Streptomyces seoulensis genome contains a region encoding:
- the dop gene encoding depupylase/deamidase Dop — translation MTVRRVMGIETEYGISVPGHPNANAMLTSSQIVNAYAAAMHRARRARWDFEEENPLRDARGFDLAREAADSSQLTDEDIGLANVILTNGARLYVDHAHPEYSAPEVTNPRDAVLWDKAGERIMAEAAERAAALPGAQPIHLYKNNTDNKGASYGTHENYLMKRETAFSDIVRHLTPFFVSRQVFTGAGRVGIGQDGHEHGFQLSQRADYFEVEVGLETTLKRPIINTRDEPHADAEKYRRLHVIIGDANLSEISTYLKLGTTALVLSMIEDNFIAVDLAVDQPVRTLHQVSHDPSLKHLVTLRSGRTLTAVQLQMEYFELARKYVEERYGADADDQTKDVLVRWEDTLTRLENDPMSLAAELDWVAKRQLMEGYRRRDDLDWDAPRLHLVDLQYADVRPEKGLYNRLVAKGRMKRLLDEAEVERARTKPPEDTRAYFRGRCLEQYADDVAAASWDSVIFDLPGRDSLQRVPTLEPLRGTRNHVKELLDRCRTADELVRVLSGN, via the coding sequence ATGACCGTACGGCGAGTAATGGGCATCGAGACGGAGTACGGCATCTCCGTCCCCGGCCACCCCAATGCCAATGCCATGCTCACCTCGTCCCAGATCGTCAACGCCTACGCGGCGGCGATGCACCGGGCCCGACGGGCCCGCTGGGACTTCGAGGAGGAGAACCCGCTGCGCGACGCGCGAGGCTTCGACCTCGCACGGGAGGCCGCCGACTCCAGCCAGCTCACCGACGAGGACATCGGCCTCGCCAACGTCATCCTCACCAACGGCGCCCGGCTCTACGTCGACCACGCCCACCCCGAATACAGCGCCCCCGAGGTCACCAACCCCCGCGACGCCGTCCTCTGGGACAAGGCCGGCGAACGCATCATGGCCGAGGCCGCCGAACGCGCCGCCGCGCTGCCCGGCGCCCAGCCCATCCACCTCTACAAGAACAACACCGACAACAAGGGCGCCTCCTACGGCACGCACGAGAACTACCTGATGAAGCGGGAGACCGCCTTCTCGGACATCGTGCGCCACCTGACGCCCTTCTTCGTCTCCCGGCAGGTCTTCACGGGCGCCGGCCGCGTCGGCATCGGGCAGGACGGCCACGAACACGGCTTCCAGCTCAGCCAGCGCGCCGACTACTTCGAGGTCGAGGTGGGCCTGGAGACCACCCTCAAACGGCCCATCATCAACACCCGCGACGAACCCCACGCCGACGCCGAGAAGTACCGCCGCCTCCACGTGATCATCGGCGACGCCAACCTCTCGGAGATCTCCACCTACCTCAAGCTGGGCACCACCGCGCTGGTCCTGTCCATGATCGAGGACAACTTCATCGCGGTGGACCTCGCCGTGGACCAGCCCGTCCGCACGCTCCACCAGGTCTCCCACGACCCCTCCCTCAAGCACCTCGTCACGCTCCGCAGCGGGCGCACGCTCACCGCCGTGCAGTTGCAGATGGAGTACTTCGAGCTGGCCCGCAAGTACGTCGAGGAGCGCTACGGCGCCGACGCCGACGACCAGACCAAGGACGTCCTCGTCCGCTGGGAGGACACCCTCACCCGGCTGGAGAACGACCCCATGAGCCTGGCCGCGGAACTCGACTGGGTCGCCAAGCGGCAGCTCATGGAGGGCTACCGGCGCCGTGACGACCTCGACTGGGACGCGCCCCGGCTGCACCTGGTCGACCTCCAGTACGCCGACGTACGCCCCGAGAAGGGCCTCTACAACCGGCTGGTGGCCAAGGGCCGCATGAAGCGGCTGCTGGACGAGGCCGAGGTCGAGCGGGCGCGTACGAAGCCGCCGGAGGACACCCGTGCCTACTTCCGCGGCCGGTGCCTGGAGCAGTACGCGGACGACGTGGCCGCGGCCTCCTGGGACTCGGTCATCTTCGACCTCCCCGGCCGTGACTCGCTCCAGCGGGTGCCAACCCTGGAACCGCTTCGCGGAACGCGAAATCACGTCAAGGAGCTGCTGGACCGGTGCCGGACGGCGGACGAGCTGGTCAGGGTGCTCTCCGGCAATTGA
- the prcB gene encoding proteasome subunit beta: MEANTRSTGRLPAAFLTPGSSSFMDFLSDHQPEMLPGKRTLPPVQGVIEAPHGTTIVAVTFPGGVVLAGDRRATMGNVIAQRDIEKVFPADEHSAVGIAGTAGLAVEMVKLFQLELEHFEKVEGAQLSLEGKANRLSTMIRSNLGMAMQGLAVVPLFAGYDLDREKGRIFSYDVTGGRSEEHNFAATGSGSVFARGAMKKLYRDDLTQEEATTLVVQALYDAADDDSATGGPDVARRIYPIITVITDDGFRRLTEQEASELSRAVLQRRLEEPDGPRAALL, from the coding sequence GTGGAAGCCAACACTCGTAGCACCGGGCGTCTACCAGCTGCCTTCCTGACGCCTGGGTCGTCCTCCTTCATGGACTTCCTGTCCGATCACCAGCCGGAGATGCTGCCGGGCAAGCGGACGCTGCCGCCGGTGCAGGGCGTGATCGAGGCCCCGCACGGGACGACGATCGTGGCCGTCACCTTCCCCGGCGGTGTGGTCCTCGCCGGTGACCGCCGGGCCACCATGGGCAACGTCATCGCCCAGCGGGACATCGAGAAGGTGTTCCCGGCGGACGAGCACTCGGCGGTCGGCATCGCCGGCACGGCGGGTCTGGCCGTGGAGATGGTGAAGCTCTTCCAGTTGGAGCTGGAGCACTTCGAGAAGGTCGAGGGCGCCCAGCTTTCGCTGGAGGGCAAGGCGAACCGTCTGTCGACGATGATCCGCTCCAACCTCGGCATGGCCATGCAGGGCCTGGCCGTGGTGCCGCTGTTCGCGGGGTACGACCTGGACCGCGAGAAGGGCCGCATCTTCTCGTACGACGTGACGGGCGGCCGTTCCGAGGAGCACAACTTCGCGGCGACGGGCTCGGGCTCGGTGTTCGCGCGCGGTGCGATGAAGAAGCTGTACCGGGACGACCTGACCCAGGAAGAGGCCACCACCCTGGTGGTGCAGGCGCTGTACGACGCGGCCGACGACGACTCGGCGACCGGTGGTCCCGACGTCGCCCGCCGGATCTATCCGATCATCACGGTGATCACCGACGACGGCTTCCGCAGGCTGACCGAGCAGGAGGCGTCCGAGCTGTCGCGCGCGGTGCTCCAGCGGCGGCTGGAGGAGCCGGACGGTCCGCGGGCCGCCCTGCTCTGA
- a CDS encoding MFS transporter, whose product MATGYLEILRARHALRLLTGTLVGRLPNATAPIAMVLFVRAEGGSYSLAGALAAVYGVANAVGQPLLGRLVDLYGQPRVQLPAAVASALAMTGFAFCGIGPLALAYAMVALAGLFTPPLEGGLRALWPSVLRRGDQVHTAYALDAVAQEVMFTVGPLLVTLCVSVWSERAALLVLNVVGVLGALSVVASAPSRAWRSEPREAHWLGALRSRGLLALLGAFLFVGIAMGSITVASVSYADGHGGDAVYGWMMAGLGLGALAGGTVYGARRWAGAPERRLRVLVALLAVCYLPLLLMPGVVAMVLLSVVSGVFLAPCIACAFIIVDRHAPAGTVTEAFSWLVTTFMVGASVGTGLAGPVVQSGGASWGFALPGVAGGVSLLVLLATGRVLTAPVGGGVVAASSENDPDRAAEPRFSSGDRA is encoded by the coding sequence ATGGCGACGGGTTATCTGGAGATCCTGCGGGCGCGGCATGCGCTGCGTCTGCTGACGGGGACGCTGGTGGGCAGACTGCCCAACGCGACGGCGCCGATCGCGATGGTGCTGTTCGTGCGCGCGGAGGGCGGTTCGTACAGCCTGGCCGGTGCGCTGGCGGCGGTGTACGGGGTGGCGAACGCGGTGGGGCAGCCGCTGCTGGGGCGGCTGGTGGACCTGTACGGGCAGCCGAGGGTGCAGTTGCCGGCCGCGGTGGCGTCGGCGCTGGCGATGACGGGGTTCGCGTTCTGCGGGATCGGTCCGCTGGCGCTCGCGTACGCGATGGTGGCGCTCGCGGGGCTGTTCACGCCGCCGCTGGAGGGCGGGCTGCGGGCGTTGTGGCCGTCGGTGCTGCGCCGGGGGGATCAGGTGCACACGGCGTACGCGCTGGACGCGGTGGCGCAGGAGGTGATGTTCACGGTCGGGCCGCTGCTGGTGACGCTGTGCGTGTCGGTGTGGTCGGAGCGGGCGGCGTTGCTGGTGCTGAACGTGGTGGGGGTGCTGGGGGCGCTGTCGGTGGTGGCGTCGGCGCCGTCGCGGGCGTGGCGTTCGGAGCCGCGGGAGGCGCACTGGCTGGGCGCGCTGCGTTCGCGGGGGCTGCTGGCGTTGCTGGGGGCGTTCCTGTTCGTGGGGATCGCCATGGGGTCGATCACGGTGGCGTCGGTGTCGTACGCGGACGGGCACGGTGGTGACGCGGTGTACGGCTGGATGATGGCGGGGCTGGGGCTGGGTGCGCTGGCCGGGGGGACGGTGTACGGGGCGCGGCGGTGGGCCGGGGCGCCGGAGCGGCGGCTCCGGGTGCTGGTGGCGCTGCTGGCGGTGTGTTACCTGCCGTTGCTGCTGATGCCGGGTGTGGTGGCGATGGTGCTGTTGTCGGTGGTGTCGGGGGTGTTCCTGGCGCCGTGCATCGCGTGCGCGTTCATCATCGTGGACCGGCATGCTCCGGCGGGGACGGTGACGGAGGCGTTCTCGTGGCTGGTGACGACGTTCATGGTGGGTGCGTCGGTGGGTACGGGGCTCGCCGGGCCGGTGGTCCAGTCGGGTGGCGCGTCGTGGGGGTTCGCGTTGCCGGGGGTGGCGGGGGGTGTCTCGTTGCTGGTGCTGTTGGCCACGGGGCGGGTGCTGACGGCTCCTGTCGGGGGCGGTGTGGTTGCGGCTTCATCGGAAAATGATCCAGATCGTGCTGCCGAACCCCGTTTCAGTTCAGGGGATCGGGCGTAA
- a CDS encoding LacI family DNA-binding transcriptional regulator gives MARSSTRPTSRDVASAAGVSQAAVSLVLGDKWRGRVSETTAQRVRQAATDLGYRPNLAARNLRLGHTRTVLLVVPALTTEFFAGVYTGAARVAAQHGFGVVLYPSPEGVGPARDPFASAQAALDGVIASSMAADALTAISGDQLPLVMLDSDPAGSLGAATVNLDITDGVRQVADHLLGLGHRHLLHLAADVPSWTFRIRARALADRLAATPGTRLGTAHAPITIDAARAAAEAALTAPGPRPTAIVCDDDKLAAGAYKAARRLGLRIPDDISVTGLDDLALATALDPELTTVRLDAELFGERGMQALLAVLDGREPEHGDIPVHLVPRASTAPPRPS, from the coding sequence GTGGCACGCAGCAGCACGCGCCCGACCAGCCGTGACGTCGCCAGCGCGGCCGGAGTCAGCCAGGCCGCCGTCTCACTCGTCCTCGGCGACAAATGGCGCGGCCGCGTCTCCGAGACCACCGCCCAGCGCGTACGCCAGGCCGCCACCGACCTCGGCTACCGCCCCAACCTCGCCGCCCGCAACCTCCGCCTCGGCCACACCCGCACCGTCCTCCTCGTCGTCCCCGCCCTCACCACCGAATTCTTCGCCGGCGTCTACACCGGAGCCGCCCGCGTCGCCGCACAGCACGGCTTCGGCGTCGTCCTCTACCCCTCCCCCGAAGGCGTCGGCCCCGCCCGCGACCCCTTCGCCAGCGCCCAGGCCGCCCTCGACGGCGTCATCGCCTCCTCCATGGCAGCCGACGCCCTCACCGCCATCAGCGGCGACCAGCTCCCCCTCGTCATGCTCGACAGCGACCCCGCGGGCAGCCTCGGCGCCGCCACCGTCAACCTCGACATCACCGACGGCGTACGCCAGGTCGCCGACCACCTCCTCGGCCTCGGCCACCGCCACCTGCTCCACCTCGCCGCCGACGTGCCCTCCTGGACCTTCCGGATCCGCGCCCGCGCACTCGCCGACCGCCTCGCCGCCACCCCCGGCACCCGGCTCGGCACCGCCCACGCACCCATCACCATCGACGCCGCCCGCGCCGCCGCCGAAGCCGCCCTCACCGCCCCCGGCCCCCGCCCCACCGCCATCGTCTGCGACGACGACAAACTCGCCGCAGGCGCCTACAAGGCCGCCCGCCGCCTCGGCCTGCGCATCCCCGACGACATCTCCGTCACCGGCCTCGACGACCTCGCCCTCGCCACCGCCCTCGACCCCGAACTCACCACCGTCCGCCTCGACGCCGAACTCTTCGGCGAACGCGGCATGCAAGCCCTCCTCGCCGTCCTGGACGGCCGCGAACCGGAACACGGGGACATCCCGGTCCACCTCGTCCCGCGAGCCTCCACGGCCCCGCCACGGCCCTCCTAG
- a CDS encoding ubiquitin-like protein Pup yields the protein MATKDTGGGQQKATRSTEEVQEQTEEAQGSEDLKERQEKLSDDVDSVLDEIDDVLEENAEDFVRSFVQKGGE from the coding sequence ATGGCGACCAAGGACACCGGCGGCGGCCAGCAGAAGGCCACACGCTCCACCGAAGAGGTCCAGGAGCAGACCGAGGAAGCACAGGGCTCCGAAGACCTCAAGGAACGACAGGAAAAGCTGAGCGACGACGTCGACTCGGTGCTGGACGAAATCGATGACGTACTCGAGGAGAACGCGGAGGATTTCGTGCGCTCCTTCGTGCAAAAGGGCGGCGAGTAA
- the pafA gene encoding Pup--protein ligase, producing MDRRIFGLENEYGVTCTFRGQRRLSPDEVARYLFRRVVSWGRSSNVFLRNGARLYLDVGSHPEYATPECDNVTELVTHDKAGERILEGLLVDAERRLHEEGIAGDVYLFKNNTDSAGNSYGCHENYLVARHGEFSRLADILIPFLVTRQLLCGAGKVLQTPRGAVYCVSQRAEHIWEGVSSATTRSRPIINTRDEPHADAERYRRLHVIVGDSNMSETTMLLKVGATDLVLRMIEAGTVMRDLTLENPIRAIREVSHDITGRRKVRLASGREASALEVQREYFDKAVDFCDRRGIRTGTVAQVLELWGRTLDAIETEELDRIGTEIDWVMKYKLIERYREKHNMTMSHPRVAQIDLAYHDIHRRRGLYYLLEKKGQAARICNDLKIFEGKSVPPQTTRARLRGDFIRRAQEQRRDFTVDWVHLKLNDQAQRTVLCKDPFRSVDDRVEKLIAGM from the coding sequence ATGGACCGCCGCATTTTCGGGCTGGAGAACGAGTACGGCGTCACGTGCACGTTCAGGGGACAGCGGCGTCTGTCTCCTGACGAGGTGGCGCGGTACCTCTTCCGCCGTGTCGTGTCATGGGGCCGCAGCAGCAATGTCTTTCTGCGGAACGGCGCTCGGTTGTATCTCGACGTGGGCTCACATCCGGAATACGCGACACCCGAGTGTGACAATGTGACCGAACTGGTCACCCACGACAAGGCCGGCGAGCGCATTCTCGAGGGACTCCTGGTGGACGCGGAACGACGCCTGCACGAGGAGGGAATCGCGGGCGACGTCTACCTCTTCAAGAACAACACCGACTCGGCGGGCAACTCTTATGGTTGCCACGAGAACTATCTGGTGGCGCGGCACGGGGAGTTCTCCCGGCTCGCGGACATCCTCATCCCGTTCCTGGTGACCCGGCAGTTGCTGTGCGGCGCGGGCAAGGTGCTCCAGACGCCGCGTGGTGCGGTGTACTGCGTGAGCCAGCGGGCGGAGCACATCTGGGAGGGCGTGTCGTCGGCGACGACGCGTTCTCGTCCCATCATCAACACCCGTGACGAGCCGCACGCGGACGCCGAGCGTTATCGGCGGCTGCATGTCATCGTGGGTGACTCGAACATGTCCGAGACGACGATGCTGCTGAAGGTCGGCGCCACCGATCTGGTGCTGCGCATGATCGAGGCGGGCACGGTGATGCGGGATCTGACGCTGGAGAACCCGATCCGGGCGATCCGCGAGGTCAGCCATGACATCACCGGACGGCGCAAGGTGCGCCTCGCCAGTGGCCGGGAGGCGTCGGCGCTGGAGGTGCAGCGCGAGTACTTCGACAAGGCGGTGGACTTCTGCGACCGCCGGGGCATCCGTACGGGCACGGTCGCACAGGTGCTGGAGCTGTGGGGCCGCACGCTGGACGCGATCGAGACGGAGGAGCTCGACCGGATCGGTACCGAGATCGACTGGGTGATGAAGTACAAGCTCATCGAGCGGTACCGCGAGAAGCACAACATGACGATGTCGCATCCGCGGGTCGCGCAGATAGACCTCGCGTATCACGACATCCACCGGCGTCGTGGGCTGTACTACCTGCTGGAGAAGAAGGGTCAGGCGGCGCGGATCTGCAATGACCTGAAGATCTTCGAGGGCAAGTCGGTGCCGCCGCAGACGACTCGGGCGCGGCTTCGCGGTGACTTCATCCGGCGTGCGCAGGAACAGCGCCGGGACTTCACGGTCGACTGGGTGCATCTGAAGCTCAACGACCAGGCGCAGCGCACGGTGTTGTGCAAGGACCCGTTCCGTTCGGTGGACGACCGGGTGGAGAAACTGATCGCCGGAATGTAG
- a CDS encoding endonuclease VII domain-containing protein — MAEGPTAKRCGKCERELAPAAFARDRNRRDGLQPYCRECVAKYSASHYRRRREAVGKPVRESVDVPSGHKLCRACGEVKPHSEWHRNASASDGLSTRCRACRAAYGRQDHLKRNYGLSESERDALIASQGGVCCICLSAPPAHVDHCHETGRVRGVLCFSCNAALGQLRDRPDAIRRAAAYVEGNAWKPTLVAPGVYQLPS, encoded by the coding sequence GTGGCTGAGGGACCGACCGCGAAACGCTGCGGGAAGTGCGAGCGGGAGCTGGCTCCCGCGGCGTTCGCGCGGGACCGGAACCGACGCGACGGCCTCCAGCCGTACTGCCGGGAATGCGTGGCGAAATACAGCGCCTCGCATTACCGGCGCCGCCGCGAGGCCGTGGGGAAGCCGGTCCGGGAAAGCGTGGACGTGCCGTCCGGGCACAAGCTCTGCCGGGCGTGCGGCGAGGTCAAGCCGCACAGCGAATGGCATCGCAACGCGAGCGCCTCGGACGGCCTGTCCACCCGGTGCCGGGCCTGCCGGGCGGCTTACGGTCGGCAGGACCACCTCAAGCGCAATTACGGCCTCAGCGAGTCCGAGCGGGACGCCCTGATCGCCTCGCAGGGCGGTGTCTGCTGCATCTGTCTTTCCGCTCCGCCCGCACATGTGGATCACTGCCATGAGACGGGTAGGGTCCGAGGCGTACTGTGCTTCAGTTGCAATGCCGCGCTGGGGCAGTTGAGGGATCGGCCCGATGCCATAAGGCGGGCTGCTGCATACGTGGAAGGAAACGCGTGGAAGCCAACACTCGTAGCACCGGGCGTCTACCAGCTGCCTTCCTGA
- the prcA gene encoding proteasome subunit alpha, with the protein MSTPFYVSPQQAMADRAEYARKGIARGRSLVVMQYADGIVFVGENPSRALHKFSEIYDRIGFAAAGKYNEYENLRIGGVRYADLRGYTYDRDDVTARGLANVYAQTLGTIFSSAAEKPYEVELVVAEVGETPEGDQIYRLPHDGSIVDEHGSVAVGGNAEQISTFLDQRHRDGMSLAEALKLAVQALSRDTNGGEREIPAERLEVAVLDRTRPQKRKFKRIVGGQLSRLLAANGAATEAESADDPADASGASGGSGSEKE; encoded by the coding sequence GTGTCGACGCCGTTCTATGTCTCACCCCAGCAGGCCATGGCGGACCGCGCCGAGTACGCCCGCAAGGGCATCGCGCGCGGTCGCAGCCTGGTGGTCATGCAGTATGCCGACGGCATCGTGTTCGTCGGCGAGAACCCGTCCCGTGCGCTGCACAAGTTCAGCGAGATCTACGACCGGATCGGCTTCGCGGCCGCCGGCAAGTACAACGAGTACGAGAACCTGCGCATCGGCGGTGTGCGGTACGCGGATCTGCGGGGTTACACGTACGACCGTGACGATGTGACCGCCCGTGGTCTGGCGAACGTGTACGCGCAGACGCTGGGCACGATCTTCTCCTCGGCGGCCGAGAAGCCGTACGAGGTGGAGCTGGTGGTGGCGGAGGTCGGTGAGACTCCGGAGGGTGACCAGATCTACCGGCTGCCGCACGACGGTTCCATCGTGGACGAGCACGGTTCGGTGGCGGTCGGCGGTAACGCGGAGCAGATCAGCACGTTCCTGGATCAGCGGCACCGGGACGGGATGAGTCTGGCGGAGGCGCTGAAGCTGGCGGTGCAGGCGCTGTCGCGGGACACCAACGGCGGTGAGCGGGAGATTCCGGCGGAGCGTCTCGAGGTGGCGGTGCTGGACCGGACGCGTCCGCAGAAGCGGAAGTTCAAGCGCATCGTGGGCGGTCAGCTCTCGCGGCTGCTGGCGGCGAACGGGGCCGCGACCGAGGCGGAGAGCGCGGACGACCCTGCGGACGCCTCGGGGGCGTCGGGTGGGTCGGGCTCCGAGAAGGAGTGA
- a CDS encoding tRNA (adenine-N1)-methyltransferase produces the protein MSEPTGAARRRGPFKVGDQVQLTDPKGRHYTFTLEAGKNFHTHKGSFPHDELIGAPEGSVVRTTGNVAYLALRPLLPDYVLSMPRGAAVVYPKDAGQILAFADIFPGARVVEAGVGSGSLSSFLLRAIGDQGMLHSYERREDFAEIAKQNVERYFGGEHPAWQLTVGDLQDNLSDTDVDRVILDMLAPWECLEAVSKALVPGGILCAYVATTTQLARTVESIREIGCFNEPTAWESMIRNWHIEGLAVRPDHRMIGHTGFLLTARRLADGVEPPMRRRRPAKGAYGEDYAGPNADGGAGR, from the coding sequence ATGTCCGAACCGACCGGTGCCGCCCGCAGGCGCGGGCCCTTCAAGGTCGGGGACCAGGTTCAGCTGACCGACCCCAAGGGCCGCCACTACACGTTCACGCTCGAGGCCGGGAAGAACTTCCACACCCACAAGGGTTCCTTCCCCCACGACGAGCTGATCGGCGCTCCCGAGGGCAGCGTTGTCCGCACCACCGGAAACGTCGCCTACCTCGCGCTGCGCCCCCTGCTCCCCGACTACGTCCTGTCCATGCCCCGCGGCGCCGCCGTGGTCTACCCCAAGGACGCGGGGCAGATCCTCGCCTTCGCCGACATCTTCCCCGGCGCCCGCGTCGTCGAAGCGGGCGTGGGCTCCGGCTCCCTGAGCAGCTTCCTGCTGCGCGCCATCGGCGACCAGGGCATGCTGCACTCCTACGAGCGCCGCGAGGACTTCGCGGAGATCGCCAAGCAGAACGTCGAGCGCTACTTCGGCGGCGAACACCCCGCCTGGCAGCTCACCGTCGGCGACCTCCAGGACAACCTGTCCGACACCGACGTCGACCGCGTCATCCTCGACATGCTCGCCCCCTGGGAATGCCTGGAGGCCGTCTCCAAGGCACTCGTCCCCGGCGGCATCCTCTGCGCCTACGTCGCCACCACCACCCAGCTCGCCCGGACCGTCGAGTCCATCCGCGAGATCGGCTGCTTCAACGAGCCGACCGCCTGGGAAAGCATGATCCGCAACTGGCACATCGAGGGCCTGGCCGTCCGCCCGGACCACCGCATGATCGGCCACACCGGCTTCCTGCTCACCGCCCGTCGCCTCGCCGACGGCGTCGAGCCGCCCATGCGCCGCCGCCGCCCCGCCAAGGGCGCCTACGGCGAGGACTACGCCGGCCCCAACGCCGACGGCGGCGCCGGTCGCTGA
- a CDS encoding ferredoxin: MSVQQEAPDGEALEVWIDQDLCTGDGICVQYAPEVFELDIDGLAYVKDADDELLQGAGATTPVPLPLLTDVVDSAKECPGACIHVRRVSDKVEVFGPEAD; the protein is encoded by the coding sequence ATGAGCGTGCAGCAGGAGGCCCCGGACGGCGAGGCGCTGGAGGTCTGGATCGACCAGGACCTGTGTACCGGCGACGGGATCTGCGTCCAGTACGCCCCTGAGGTGTTCGAGCTGGACATCGACGGGCTGGCCTATGTGAAGGACGCCGACGACGAGCTGCTCCAGGGCGCGGGCGCGACGACGCCGGTGCCGCTGCCGCTGCTCACGGACGTGGTGGACTCGGCGAAGGAGTGTCCGGGGGCGTGCATCCATGTGCGCCGCGTTTCGGACAAGGTCGAGGTGTTCGGGCCGGAGGCGGACTGA
- the arc gene encoding proteasome ATPase, translated as MAAHDDDMNRGIRPGRGSDDPAGQIAYLEQEIAVLRRKLADSPRHTRILEERIVELQTNLAGVSAQNERLANTLREARDQIVALKEEVDRLAQPPAGFGAFLQANEDGTADIFTGGRKLRVNVSPSVELDTLRRGQEVMLNEALNVVEAMEYESVGDIVTLKEILEDGERALVLGHTDEERVVRLAEPLRGVTIRPGDALLLEPRSGYVYEVVPKSEVEELVLEEVPDIGYEQIGGLGGQIEAIRDAVELPYLYPDLFKEHELRPPKGVLLYGPPGCGKTLIAKAVANSLAKKVAEVTGQAQGKSFFLNIKGPELLNKYVGETERQIRLVFQRAREKASEGTPVIVFFDEMESLFRTRGSGVSSDVENTIVPQLLAEIDGVEGLQNVVVIGASNREDMIDPAILRPGRLDVKIKIERPDAEAAKDIFGKYLTERLPLHSDDLGEHGGDKEITVQSMIQTAVEQMYAESEENRFLEVTYANGDKEVLYFKDFNSGAMIENIVGRAKKMAIKDFLDKSQKGLRVSHLLQACVDEFKENEDLPNTTNPDDWARISGKKGERIVYIRTLITGKQGADTGRSIDTVANTGQYL; from the coding sequence GTGGCAGCCCACGACGACGACATGAACCGCGGCATCCGCCCGGGACGAGGGTCCGACGACCCTGCCGGGCAGATCGCCTATCTTGAGCAGGAGATCGCCGTCCTGCGCCGCAAGCTCGCCGACTCTCCGCGGCACACGAGGATTCTCGAGGAGCGGATCGTCGAGCTGCAGACCAACCTGGCCGGCGTCTCGGCACAGAACGAGCGCCTGGCCAACACACTCCGCGAAGCCCGCGACCAGATCGTGGCCCTCAAGGAGGAAGTCGACCGGCTCGCCCAGCCGCCGGCCGGCTTCGGAGCCTTCCTGCAGGCCAACGAGGACGGCACCGCCGACATCTTCACCGGCGGCCGCAAGCTCCGCGTCAACGTCAGCCCGAGCGTCGAACTCGACACCCTCAGGCGCGGCCAGGAAGTCATGCTCAACGAAGCGCTCAACGTGGTCGAGGCCATGGAGTACGAGAGCGTCGGCGACATCGTCACCCTCAAGGAGATCCTCGAGGACGGCGAACGAGCCCTGGTACTGGGACACACCGACGAGGAGCGCGTGGTCCGGCTCGCCGAACCGCTCCGGGGCGTCACCATCCGCCCCGGCGACGCCCTCCTCCTCGAACCCCGCTCCGGCTACGTCTACGAGGTCGTGCCCAAGAGCGAGGTCGAGGAACTCGTCCTCGAAGAAGTCCCCGACATCGGCTACGAACAGATCGGCGGACTCGGCGGCCAGATCGAGGCCATCCGCGACGCCGTCGAACTCCCTTACCTCTACCCCGACCTCTTCAAGGAGCACGAGCTGCGGCCGCCCAAGGGCGTCCTGCTCTACGGTCCCCCCGGATGCGGTAAGACCCTGATCGCCAAGGCCGTCGCCAACTCGCTCGCCAAGAAGGTCGCGGAAGTGACCGGACAGGCCCAGGGCAAGAGCTTCTTCCTGAACATCAAGGGCCCCGAACTGCTCAACAAGTACGTCGGCGAGACCGAGCGGCAGATCCGCCTCGTCTTCCAGCGTGCCCGGGAGAAGGCCAGCGAGGGCACCCCCGTCATCGTCTTCTTCGACGAGATGGAATCCCTCTTCCGCACCCGCGGCTCCGGCGTCAGCTCCGACGTCGAGAACACCATCGTCCCGCAGCTCCTCGCGGAGATCGACGGTGTCGAGGGCCTGCAGAACGTGGTCGTGATCGGCGCCTCCAACCGCGAGGACATGATCGACCCCGCCATCCTGCGGCCCGGCCGGCTCGACGTGAAGATCAAGATCGAGCGTCCGGACGCCGAAGCGGCCAAGGACATCTTCGGCAAGTACCTCACCGAGCGCCTCCCGCTGCACTCCGACGACCTCGGAGAGCACGGCGGCGACAAGGAGATCACCGTCCAGAGCATGATCCAGACGGCGGTCGAGCAGATGTACGCCGAATCCGAGGAGAACCGCTTCCTGGAAGTCACCTACGCCAACGGTGACAAGGAAGTCCTCTACTTCAAGGACTTCAACTCCGGCGCCATGATCGAGAACATCGTGGGCCGTGCCAAGAAGATGGCGATCAAGGACTTCCTCGACAAGAGCCAGAAGGGCCTCCGCGTCTCCCACCTCCTCCAGGCATGCGTGGACGAGTTCAAGGAGAACGAGGACCTGCCCAACACCACCAACCCCGACGACTGGGCCCGGATCTCCGGAAAGAAGGGCGAGCGGATCGTCTACATCCGCACCCTCATCACCGGAAAGCAGGGCGCGGACACCGGACGTTCCATCGACACGGTGGCGAACACCGGTCAGTACCTGTAA